In one window of Melospiza melodia melodia isolate bMelMel2 chromosome 21, bMelMel2.pri, whole genome shotgun sequence DNA:
- the MRPS23 gene encoding small ribosomal subunit protein mS23 isoform X2, whose amino-acid sequence MAATAGSRTQKIGSVFSRTRNLVRIGLLRKPLWLDVYAAFPPLREPVYRVPRPRYGSGDPIAAVLYREDTVRAQGARASPECKTATLLPRFVEKYNELKEEGKIEEEKLFEETGKALLASGILLQRRGVDRGAAPRDAASQPQLQDKRKDGQEQPPELAGTQKDSPCPS is encoded by the exons ATGGCCGCCACGGCCGGGAGCCGCACGCAGAAGATCGGGAGCGTCTTCAGCCG GACGCGGAACCTGGTGCGCATCGGGCTGCTGCGGAAGCCGCTGTGGCTGGACGTGTACGCCGCGTTCCCGCCGCTGCGGGAGCCCGTGTACCGCGTGCCGCGGCCGCGCTACGGGAGCGGGGACCCCATCGCAGCCGTGCTCTACCGGGAGGACACCGTGCGGGC TCAGGGAGCCAGAGCATCTCCTGAGTGTAAAACAGCAACTTTGCTGCCCAGGTTTGTTGAGAAATACAATGAACTGAAGGAAGAGGGGAAGATTGAAGAGGAGAAATTGTTTGAAGAAACAGGAAAAGCCCTTTTGGCCAGTGGGATCCTGTTACAGAGAAGAGGAGTGGACAGA GGTGCTGCACCCAGGGATGCTGcctcacagccccagctccaggacaAGAGGAAGGACGGGCAGGAGCAGCCaccagagctggcagggacacagaaggacagtccctgtccctcctga
- the MRPS23 gene encoding small ribosomal subunit protein mS23 isoform X1 has translation MAATAGSRTQKIGSVFSRTRNLVRIGLLRKPLWLDVYAAFPPLREPVYRVPRPRYGSGDPIAAVLYREDTVRAKFYKVYGSGPKPFDLTQLNFKSTCQRFVEKYNELKEEGKIEEEKLFEETGKALLASGILLQRRGVDRGAAPRDAASQPQLQDKRKDGQEQPPELAGTQKDSPCPS, from the exons ATGGCCGCCACGGCCGGGAGCCGCACGCAGAAGATCGGGAGCGTCTTCAGCCG GACGCGGAACCTGGTGCGCATCGGGCTGCTGCGGAAGCCGCTGTGGCTGGACGTGTACGCCGCGTTCCCGCCGCTGCGGGAGCCCGTGTACCGCGTGCCGCGGCCGCGCTACGGGAGCGGGGACCCCATCGCAGCCGTGCTCTACCGGGAGGACACCGTGCGGGC GAAGTTTTACAAAGTTTATGGCAGTGGCCCCAAACCTTTTGACCTGACTCAGTTAAACTTCAAATCCACCTGCCAGAG GTTTGTTGAGAAATACAATGAACTGAAGGAAGAGGGGAAGATTGAAGAGGAGAAATTGTTTGAAGAAACAGGAAAAGCCCTTTTGGCCAGTGGGATCCTGTTACAGAGAAGAGGAGTGGACAGA GGTGCTGCACCCAGGGATGCTGcctcacagccccagctccaggacaAGAGGAAGGACGGGCAGGAGCAGCCaccagagctggcagggacacagaaggacagtccctgtccctcctga